In one Rutidosis leptorrhynchoides isolate AG116_Rl617_1_P2 chromosome 8, CSIRO_AGI_Rlap_v1, whole genome shotgun sequence genomic region, the following are encoded:
- the LOC139863898 gene encoding uncharacterized mitochondrial protein AtMg00810-like — protein MTSCHPCRTQVEQGAKLTTHDPSIRDPTLYWSLAGALQYLTFTRPYIPYVVQQRCLFMHDPREKHMYALKRIIRYFQAITLYDGHLSGNSHLLTLVPKRNIVELQMLLLRLAGIVIFFKSSIVLSPLLHWYIVIIVAQSASLLIQFSISGPSTSRYTFTLSVT, from the exons ATGACTTCTTGTCATCCCTGCAGAACCCAAGTTGAACAAGGTGCCAAGCTTACTACTCATGACCCTTCTATCAGGGATCCAACTCTCTATTGGAGCCTTGCAGGAGCATTACAGTATCTCACGTTTACACGACCTTACATCCCCTATGTTGTGCAGCAGAGATGTCTCTTTATGCATGATCCTAGGGAAAAGCACATGTACGCCCTCAAACGGATCATTCGCTATTTCCAGG CAATAACCTTATATGATGGTCATCTAAGcggcaactcacaccttctcactCTAGTGCCGAAGAGAAATATCGTGGAGTTGCAAATGCTGTTGCTGAGACTTGCTGGGATCGTAATCTTCTTCAAGAGCTCCATTGTCCTCTCACCTCTACTACATTGGTATATTGTGATAATTGTAGCTCAGTCTGCCTCTCTACTAATCCAGTTCAGCATTAGCGGACCAAGCACATCAAGATATACATTCACTTTGTCAGTGACCTAG